DNA from Asterias amurensis chromosome 7, ASM3211899v1:
CATAAGAGTTAGACAGGATAACTTTATTTTGTTGACTTCACAATTGTTTAAATTATATaatgtaataaaccacaaggaaaccCAACTGGTTAAATTTTAATCAAGTTTGGCTTGAACGAAGAAAGATTAACTAGAGTGGGGCTTGAGTctgcgacctctggattaacgtgttGGCGCttaaccaactgagctatctagccctaatattGGCAAATCCTATTTTGTCTACTctatatctttgtttgggggtgccaggTGGGAAGCCATTCAATCTGTGCCTCCTGAAGGTGATCTATCTCCTGCTGCTTCCCAAAGAGTCCACTCCTTAGCAAACTGTAGAGGGTACCCTATTACCAAGGAGGCAGTGAATGGAACAACTTCCCTCCCAACCCAAATTCATCATCATCAAAGAAATTAGCAATAGAATAGAATTTGAGCAAAGAAATAGaatttgaaaaaagaaataaaaattcaaagtagAAATACTTTCATCAACAGGCctgatgttttatttttgaaagacCAAGTGCACAAAGGCATTTTGCCCTTGATAAACGGCACCTCTATGAcacaattgtaaatttctattggaatatttcaaagggcaccaaggcgaccagaggcaattgcctccgccAAGTAACATGGCTGCATGACATTGAGCAAAAGGGTATATCAAAATGCAACTTACTGAAGAAGAAGTAGCTCTGTTGGTGATCATaaggcataaaacctttcttcttTTTGGCCCACTGAACGGGCTGCTTCTCACCCAGCATGAATATATACTCCATCCTGATGTCTGGGTCCTTCATGATGATGTTGGGCTTAGCGTGGTGCTGGAAATGGCGGTAGTTCCACCAGTGAGCGGACGAGCCCTGAGGggaaaacaattaaatatttcaggtttaaatgCTAGTATGATGAAGTTGgattcatttgaaatattgGAAGCCGTTACTGAAAAGTTGCTGTAATATGAAGCTGAAATTATGAGTTATTATGTCggaattgtttatttattattctccTTTTTTAaccaatatggaaataaatgttgattggaTTGAAAACAAATTGGATTGAATGGGGGAGAGCTTGGAGAATTTTTAATATGATAAGAAAATATTGTAATCTTATTGTTTGAGTTGTCAGCTCCGAGATTTACAGGGCGTGTCAGCCAAGGCAGTCTAGCACATCGAATTCAAGCTGTGGTAGCCAAGTCAACACGATGTGGGTTGgaatcatgtttttatgaaCTAAATCAAATTGAAAATAATCTTTACCTTCATTCCACCAAGGATGAAGCCATGCAACGCATGATTCCAGCTGGACTTCTTAAAGACGGAAAGATGACCTAGGTCATGCTGAAACCATCCTGACTGACCCTATGGaagaaattttcacaaattgaaGTTTAAAAGACTGGTTGATAATTCCGCAACAAGTGGCCATTTAATACAAGGAATAGTTTTGAGAATTTCGTTTGCCATAATTATTTGTACTATTACTTTAGAATCACTAGAAAGCAAATATCTTTGTGTCAGTTTACAACGTTGTATCTCCATCTTGTAATAAAAATGTGTCTGGCTGCATCCAAAATCTTGGCACCTATAGAATTTTGTATGCACACCCcggatatttaaaatattttgttctgGCACTTTCAAACTCTCATGTAGGCCtagtgaaattgttttttttcggTGATAAGACATTGTTTCACTATGAtttatgtataataataataataatattgagattttatatagcgctttttcactccctacgggtgtctcaaagcacttcaagatattacccctggtcactgggccttaattcactccttaaaccatctcagctccctggggagtatacagcatacagcctcgtgcaacaaatacgctactcggctaaatcaatcacaagaaccatctctgccctcacaggtacccatttacccctgggtggagagaagcaataatagttaagtgtcttgctcagggacacaagtgtcacgacccggattcgaactcacactctgctgaacagaatcagcagagcttgaattcggagctcttaaccgctcggccacgacaccccatcaGAGCACATCTTCTTAAAGCCTTTTGGCAAAACCACTTGCTCTGagcacagacaaatattgcttaacagaaactggttaccagccaaaattccataaagtttgcaACTGGTGCACTActaaagaaatttgctaagcattgctttaacagctttatgaaagtgggcccagatGTGATGAGacattattttgaagaaaaacaaatttcagacaaaatatttCACGTACCTGAACTACAAGAAGTAAAAATGCAGAAGTGAGGTAAGGGAGCCAGCCAGTACCGAAGTACCACATGACAAACCAACCGAGAACATCAAGGGCAAGAATGTGACCGAGATGAGCTGCGTAGAACCAGAGATTGGGTTTCAAGAGGTTTAGCTGCTCCACCTTGCTCCGAAGGTTCCTCATGTCTGTGACAATGGAGCTCTGGAAATAAAAACCGATAGAGGCAAAATCAATGGGGAACTTTTGAGACGTTGGTGTCAGCAGACATAACGCTCCTTTTTTGCAGCTCTGAACATCCCGGCAAAGGTCCGAGCATGTGCACTATTGGCGATAGACTGTGAAAAATCCTTGTACCTCGCATTACACAAAATTGGACAAATTCGCAATCTTCTTGACAAATCCACCACGGAAAAACTGGTTCACGCCTTCATTACATCCCGCCTTGATTTTTGTAATAGTCTTTTTCTCGGTCTACCTGACACCGGAATCTCCAAACTTCAGCGAGTTCAGAACTCAGCAGCCAGATTGGTCACACGATCCAAAACCTGTGACCACATTTCACCTATTTTCTCGGACTTGCACTGGCTTCCGGTTAGACAACGGATTGCTTACAAAACCCTTCTTCTGACATACAGCTGTATCCATGGCCACGCACCTACATACTTGCAAGAACTTGTTCACAAATACCAGCCTTCTCGAAATCTCCGCTCTCAATCACAATCTCTACTTGCCTGTTCATCCGCTTCTACTAAGTCTTACGGCCAGCGTGCATTTTCTACGTCTTCTCCTACTCtttggaacaaactcccccgCAACATCAAAGACGCTAAAACTCTGGATAAATTCAAACGccttctcaaaactcacttgttaaaCTCCAActagttttgtctgtttttttctttctgactTTGCACAGCGCATTGGGACTCCGTGTGTAATGCGCTTTAAAAGaacggtttattattattattattattaaaaaggacCATCCAAAAATCTCTTATTAAATAGCAATTGCCTCATTTTTAGGATAAGGCCACTTTGGACttaacaaatgaatatttaaaGGCCGACTAGGGCATGAGAAAGGGCACCACGGCCAACTGGGGTCTCCAAAAAAGGAccaatcatttgaaaccatttaactaattaataacaaataaattataatagatgttaaatttgcagcagtgataataaatattaattttggtttttacccatacactgatgtgtgttagcactgtatgctcagtactttcccaagtcctgtgaaaaaaatatcacaggcatgttactcaggtgggattcaaacccacgacccttgcaattctagagcagtgtcttaccaactagactaccgaggttgcctggcagctagaggcagttcgaatcctatgttttggcagcgggtaccgcaagaAATTTGGGACGAAGTTCGACGAGATTGGTTTTTCTACCTTTGGTTTGTTGTCTTTCTCCAAAGATCCAATGCAAAGTGGTTTcaaatacttggtaacaagttccTTATCTGGATGAAAAGCCACAAAGGCATCCTGCAAAtcaaagaaaataaaactttaaaaccTTCAGAGAGCCTATTAGACCCAAGTATATATCTTACATTGTATGTGTACTATAAGCAAGACATGTGTGAGACACAATAAACCAAGCAAGCATCAAAGCAACAGCTCTTTTAGAACTCAAGACATTAGCAACAAactttaaagtcagtggacactattggtaattactcaaaataattattagcataacacctttcttggtgacgagtaatggggagaggttggtggtataaaacattgtgagaaacagctccctctgaagtgccaaagttttcgagaaagaagtaattttccatgaatttgatttcgagacctcaggtttagaacttgaggtctcaaaatcaaccatctaaacgcacacaacttcgtgtgacaagggtgttttcttctttcactattatctcgcaactttgatgaccgattgagctcaaattttcacaggttggttattttatgcatatgttgagatacaccaagtgagaagactggtcttggacaattaccaatagtgtccactgtctttaaagcgtATGGAGGTCCATAGCAACAAACTTTAAGGGTCAGATTGTGTGCTTGCCTTCCAACCCTAAgaaccctggtttgaatcctgttggaggcactatgtggattgggttttcaaacCCTATCCCTAGATTAATTCATTTGGGttctcctcccacatctaaaactcaaACTTTGACTTCTCTCTAAGGGGTTTTCTAGTACAGTTATGAAATTCCCTTATCTGTGAGTCAtttgcttcacaaccagaattaagaaaataaatagtaaccaaatatgacatttctCACGGACAAATTTCTCAACAGACTGTAACTGCACAAATTATTGCAGCCTTTAAGGCTTAAAAACGTCACCACCCACTTTTCCCTCTTCCATCGCCCAAAGAAAGATGCCCCAAGAAACTCACCGTTGCATCCTCCCCAGCATAATGAGACAGAACCTTGAACCCTCCTGGGTGTCTAGTCACCCACTTTGACACGTCATAAGCCCCATTCTCAATCACCACCCACTTGTCCCCCTTCACCAACACCCTAAGAAACTCACCGTTGCATCCTCCCCAGCATAGTGAGACAGAACCTTGAACCCTCCTGGGTGTCTAGTCACCCACTTTGAGACGTCATAAACCCCATTCTCAATCACCAACCACTTGTCCCTCTTCACCAACACCCTAAGAAACTCACCGTTGCATCCTCCCCAGCATAGTGAGACAGAACCTTGAACCCTCCTGGGTGTCTAGTCACCCACTTTGAGACGTCATAAACCCCATTCTCAATCACAAACCACTTGTCCCTCTTCACTAACACCCCAAGAAACTCACCGTTGCATCCTCCCCAGCATAATGAGACAGAACCTTGAACCCTCCTGGGTGTCTAGTCACCCACTTTGAGACGTCATAAACCCCATTCTCAATCACCACCCACTTGTCCGTCTTACTGCTGTGCTCCTTCACTTCATCCCAGGTATAGGTGTTCTTTTTGCTGACCTGGGCTGAACTCTGACCCTGCTGACCTTTACCCATGTTTCCATCCAAGCTTCTttcctttgaaatgaaaaaaagtaaGCATCAAGTCTTAAAAAGTGCTACCACTACCTTTATGAAATCATGACCTACCACTAGTATAGGCCATGTAATTTAGTCCAGCTCACTTCCTTGTATCTTAAAGTGCTACACTGGCTACCACTTCCTTTATGTAGGCCCTAATTGGAGATTtttggacagttctttttaaaaGTTCTCGCCAGTAGTGCGCATGCTCAGGACTACGCGCGCAATACTTAGCATGTGCATGCAGTGAGCCATAAACCTTTTCGCAAACACCCATTCCGCAAGCACCAAccgttgaatgaggtgcattgtggtctagcttatgagcaaatttgatcaccagctagaccacaatgcacctaattccacaCCTAACGCACACACACCAGCATTTGCGAAAAAGGGACAGTTaatatgtctgctgccaccagcgtCGCAAAAGTCTCCAATTAGTCTAGAGCTACCACGTCTCTATACCTCTTGCCTACCTTTGGGCATATGTCATTAAAGTGCTGCCACTACCAACCTTCCTTGTTTTTATATATCACTGATGTCAAAGTGGTAGCACAAGAAAATGAAATCCCAGGCCTAAAAAGTCAGGCTTGGGGCACGGTACAAAAGCCAAGTGTGTTACCAGAGTACTAAAGTGACAGAGGAGTCCAACCTTACCTGGGCTAAAGTGACATAATTTGTGATAATGTGAACAATGGAGAGAGCATTCAACAATAGTTTATCTTATCTCTACTGCCTACAATGGTATCAACAAACAGCTGACATAGAGATGAGTAGGTACTTTACTTATTAATTCTGTTATACAATAGTCTAGACATAACTTGGCACTCTTCAGCCATATTTAGTGAGTCACAATTTTAAAAAAGGATTACAGCGCCCCATCAGTAATTATGTAAGGTCTAAGGTCTTGTGTTTATTTACAAAACTTGCCCAGCAGCTACAGATTAATTGTCTGAATTATTATCCGCCCCAAAACCACTGAATTTGTTCTTACCTGAGAAGAAGGGTTACCGCATATATACATCaagaaaaagagagaaaaataagGTAATTAGTTCGAATACTGTTGAAAAGAAAACACCTTTCATAGCCCGGAAATCACCAGGGCCAGCCTACATCCCTCACCATAGATAAAATGGTTTCACCTTGCTCCACGCATGCAACCACGGGTAGGTTTTCAATGGAAACTCGCCCAACTGTCACACCCGGTCGCATCCCGGTCAACATCAAAATCCAGCACCGGAAATTATTTAGTTTTTCAGGTTTTAATTAACACAAATTGTGATACGAAAACAGGCGCAAACTTACCTTTACCATATACCAGCAGTGCGATGTTTTCTCTCAAGATTTGATGTAGGAAAGATGTTCCCTTGATCCCAATGATCACCCGCCCGTTCACAGATAGAGCAGTCCACCTGGCACACACGCTGGCTAGCCCCTGGGACTGAGTAGAGaccggggtgggggggggggggggggttgatggtTGACTGACTAGGCAGCCTCTTGTTATCGCACCTCCTGCAAAcacttcaacaacaacaaagcgGCCATCCGTCCTTGAATTCTTACATAAAtcccttttttttcatttgccaAATAGAGCGAATGTAATTACGCCACCCATCCGATGCGTGATCACGCCATGTTACTATATAAATTAGttggttttaattttaaagcGGTAAAACTTTTCCAAAATTAATCGCACATGGTTGTGGAGAAAGGAAATGCAAACTAGATTAAGTTTACTTTTCGAAATGACCATTTTAACCGGGCACGAATACGTTCTTTGGTATAACATCTGCTcatgaattttaattttaatttgaaacCCGACTAAAAAAATTACTAGGTAGTTCAAAGCGCTCTACCTTCAAccgtttttgttttcctcttgccggccattttgttttgtcttccaATATTCACCCAATACATTGTATCATAATGACACCAAGTCCTTGACTTTTGTTGTGCTCCCTCCGGAAAACAAAGTTCCCTTTActgttttatttctattttgtcTATTGTATTTTGCTTTGTAACTTTGCAACAACAACATCGAATAAAATAAAGTCAAATGGTcaaaataaacgttttaatcTGGGATAAGAAACCCTGGGAGACAAAAGGGTCTGAAACTGAAATCTAAAAGGTTTTAATTGTAGTATTTTCACCTTTTGGTAATCCCTGGAGCTTTATATCAAAAAGAACGTTTAGAGGGAATAGGATCCTCAATGCTGGAAAAGTCAGATTAAAGAAGACGgttgcctttaaagaaaaaaaaaaaacagctattTTTTTGCATCGGAGACTCCCAACAAAAGTCTAAAATCAGATA
Protein-coding regions in this window:
- the LOC139939327 gene encoding acyl-CoA 6-desaturase-like: MVKERSLDGNMGKGQQGQSSAQVSKKNTYTWDEVKEHSSKTDKWVVIENGVYDVSKWVTRHPGGFKVLSHYAGEDATDAFVAFHPDKELVTKYLKPLCIGSLEKDNKPKSSIVTDMRNLRSKVEQLNLLKPNLWFYAAHLGHILALDVLGWFVMWYFGTGWLPYLTSAFLLLVVQGQSGWFQHDLGHLSVFKKSSWNHALHGFILGGMKGSSAHWWNYRHFQHHAKPNIIMKDPDIRMEYIFMLGEKQPVQWAKKKKGFMPYDHQQSYFFFILPPLLLPLYFHYEYTSHILRKKVWIDVFWMVFFFTKLFVTFGPLLGVSGAFFFYLFVRFMESHWFVWVTQMNHIPMKIDYDDKKEWLPMQLQATCNVDPSFFNDWFTGHLNYQIEHHLFPTMPRHNFHKIVPDVKALCRKHGLPYQTKTLFCAFADIVRSLKRSGEIWHDAYYHT